Proteins encoded by one window of Erythrobacter sp.:
- a CDS encoding SDR family NAD(P)-dependent oxidoreductase — protein MAWQKAAIFGASGGIGGALVRALAGQGVEVLAGSRSGCAPDLPGVTPFSFDLTDEDSIAAAVSGWQGDPPDLVIVASGVLTLADGTGPERSLRQIDGAAMAQMFALNTIGPALVAKHVLPLLPRHRPATFAALSARVGSTGDNRVGGWHSYRASKAALNMLIRNFAIELGRTHRQGVVVGLHPGTVDTRLSAPFQANLPEGQLTAADAAAANLLAVLAGLGVTDSGGVFDWRGERVAE, from the coding sequence ATGGCCTGGCAAAAGGCGGCGATATTCGGCGCGAGCGGCGGCATCGGCGGCGCGCTGGTGCGGGCCTTGGCGGGGCAGGGCGTGGAGGTGCTGGCAGGATCGCGCAGCGGTTGCGCGCCAGACCTGCCCGGCGTCACTCCCTTCTCCTTCGACCTGACCGACGAGGACAGCATCGCCGCTGCGGTATCGGGTTGGCAGGGCGATCCGCCCGATCTGGTGATCGTGGCGAGCGGGGTTTTAACCTTGGCTGACGGCACGGGACCGGAACGCTCCCTGCGCCAGATCGACGGCGCAGCAATGGCGCAGATGTTCGCGCTCAACACCATCGGCCCCGCGCTGGTGGCCAAGCACGTCCTGCCGCTGCTCCCGCGCCACCGCCCGGCGACCTTCGCCGCGCTCTCCGCCCGCGTCGGCTCGACCGGCGACAACCGCGTGGGCGGCTGGCACTCCTACCGCGCGAGCAAGGCCGCGCTCAACATGCTGATCCGCAATTTCGCCATCGAACTGGGTCGGACGCACCGGCAGGGGGTGGTGGTCGGCCTGCATCCGGGGACAGTGGACACGAGGCTATCCGCGCCGTTCCAGGCGAACCTGCCGGAGGGGCAACTGACCGCGGCAGACGCGGCGGCGGCGAACCTGCTGGCAGTGCTGGCGGGGCTGGGGGTGACGGACAGCGGAGGGGTGTTCGACTGGCGGGGGGAGCGGGTGGCGGAGTAG
- a CDS encoding nucleotidyltransferase family protein, producing MSEVPVTVIVLAAQRAGVVNPLAERAGVSHKCLVPICGKPLIEHVIETLTTLPAPMTSVAAIRVVLEPDGQPEVGAVLEPFRARGVPIELIDSDTNIVESVLAAARDGDGPFVITTADNVLLTHDALTRVREAMRSADAVLAVTTRERVWALHRQGQRNFYELKDAGYANCNLYGLANRKGLQAAEVFREGGQFQKNAGRMVRAFGLFNIVLMRFGWVTLAQGLARVGKRFGTRIVPVVLEDGAAAIDVDNARTYAICEWVLGQRLGIEIPKPEFPADTK from the coding sequence ATGTCTGAAGTGCCGGTCACGGTCATCGTCCTCGCGGCGCAGCGGGCCGGCGTGGTCAACCCCCTCGCCGAGCGGGCCGGGGTCAGCCACAAGTGCTTGGTACCGATCTGCGGCAAGCCGCTAATCGAACATGTCATCGAAACCCTCACCACCCTGCCTGCGCCCATGACTTCTGTCGCCGCAATCAGGGTGGTGCTGGAGCCCGATGGCCAGCCCGAAGTGGGCGCGGTGCTCGAACCGTTCCGCGCGCGCGGGGTGCCGATCGAACTGATCGATTCGGACACGAACATTGTCGAAAGCGTACTCGCAGCGGCGCGGGATGGTGATGGGCCCTTCGTCATTACCACCGCGGACAATGTGCTGCTGACCCACGATGCTCTCACCCGCGTGCGCGAGGCCATGCGCAGCGCCGATGCCGTGCTCGCCGTCACCACGCGGGAGAGGGTCTGGGCGCTGCACCGGCAGGGCCAGCGCAATTTCTACGAGCTGAAAGACGCCGGCTACGCCAACTGCAATCTCTACGGCCTCGCCAATCGCAAGGGATTGCAGGCGGCGGAAGTGTTCCGCGAAGGCGGGCAGTTCCAGAAGAACGCCGGGCGCATGGTCCGCGCTTTCGGGCTGTTCAACATCGTGCTGATGCGGTTCGGCTGGGTCACGCTGGCGCAAGGGCTGGCGCGGGTGGGCAAGCGGTTCGGCACCCGGATCGTGCCGGTGGTGCTGGAAGACGGCGCGGCCGCCATCGATGTCGACAACGCGCGCACCTATGCGATCTGCGAATGGGTGCTCGGCCAGCGGCTAGGGATCGAAATTCCCAAGCCCGAATTCCCCGCCGATACGAAATAG
- a CDS encoding TIGR03087 family PEP-CTERM/XrtA system glycosyltransferase: MKGDILFLAHRLPFPPDRGDKIRSHHVLKALAELAPVHVGCLAESEWDSAHGHELAAIAASHCLPLRSKPLALAGVEAMLRREPVSLAAFRSIGLHNWVRRTLAEQNIGAIYVFSGQMGQYVPVEPTVRLVVDLVDVDSAKFEAYAEGKSTPRAWIDAREGRLLRQVEADLIARADTTLLVSEAEAAMLRSRVSGKHDIRALGNGIDCTFFDPAKVKSHPALAEPGPHLVFTGQMDYAPNVAAVQRMAQAVMPEVRHFLPTARFHIVGRAPSREVLALHGLNGTSVVGEVPDTRPWLAGADIVVAPLTIARGVQNKVLEAMAMARPVVVSPDAATGIDARSNGHFVIARNDAAFVTDIVRLSQDSATAKELGEEARRFVLDTMSWPAMLADLPALMGMGESAKRDAA; the protein is encoded by the coding sequence GTGAAAGGTGATATCCTCTTCCTCGCCCACCGCCTGCCGTTTCCCCCGGACCGTGGCGACAAGATCCGTTCGCATCATGTGCTGAAGGCGCTGGCTGAGCTTGCGCCTGTGCATGTCGGGTGCCTTGCCGAAAGCGAGTGGGATTCTGCCCACGGGCACGAACTGGCGGCGATAGCGGCCAGCCATTGCCTGCCGCTGCGCTCCAAGCCGTTGGCGCTGGCAGGGGTCGAAGCGATGCTGCGGCGCGAGCCGGTGAGCCTTGCCGCGTTTCGATCAATCGGACTGCACAACTGGGTCCGCCGGACTCTGGCCGAACAGAATATCGGCGCGATCTATGTGTTCTCCGGGCAGATGGGGCAATATGTTCCAGTTGAACCAACTGTGCGCCTCGTCGTGGACCTGGTGGACGTCGATTCGGCCAAGTTCGAGGCCTATGCGGAGGGCAAATCCACCCCGCGCGCATGGATCGACGCGCGCGAGGGACGGTTGCTGCGGCAGGTCGAGGCGGACCTCATTGCCCGCGCCGATACCACGCTGCTGGTGAGCGAGGCCGAAGCTGCGATGCTGCGCTCGCGCGTTTCGGGTAAGCATGATATTCGTGCGCTAGGCAACGGAATAGACTGCACTTTCTTTGACCCTGCAAAGGTGAAGTCGCACCCCGCGCTGGCCGAACCCGGCCCGCACCTCGTCTTCACCGGGCAGATGGATTACGCCCCCAATGTCGCCGCCGTGCAGCGGATGGCGCAAGCAGTCATGCCCGAGGTGCGCCACTTTCTGCCCACCGCCCGCTTCCACATTGTTGGCCGCGCGCCATCGCGCGAAGTGCTTGCTCTGCATGGGTTAAATGGCACCAGCGTGGTCGGCGAAGTGCCCGACACCCGCCCCTGGCTGGCCGGTGCGGACATTGTCGTCGCTCCCCTCACCATCGCTCGCGGAGTGCAGAACAAGGTGCTCGAAGCGATGGCCATGGCGCGGCCGGTGGTCGTTTCCCCCGATGCCGCCACCGGGATCGACGCGCGGAGCAACGGGCACTTCGTCATTGCTCGCAATGATGCTGCCTTTGTGACTGATATTGTGCGATTGTCTCAGGACTCTGCCACCGCCAAGGAACTCGGAGAAGAGGCCCGCCGCTTCGTCCTCGACACGATGAGCTGGCCCGCGATGCTGGCCGATCTGCCCGCCCTGATGGGCATGGGCGAAAGTGCGAAGCGCGATGCGGCTTGA
- a CDS encoding succinate dehydrogenase iron-sulfur subunit — MATFTLPKNSTIRKDGAVHKADGAKRVKSFRIYRYDPDSGKNPSYDTFEVDLDNCGPMVLDALFKIKNEIDPTLTFRRSCREGICGSCSMNMNGKNGLACTTAIEDLKGDIRITPLPHMEVVKDLVPDFTHFYAQYASIRPWLQTVSTSPSGKERLQSPEQREKLDGLYECILCACCSTACPSYWWNSDKFLGPAILLQAYRWLADSRDEMTGERLDALEDPFRLYRCHTIMNCANVCPKGLNPARAIAEIKKLQVERAI; from the coding sequence ATGGCAACCTTCACCCTCCCCAAGAACAGCACGATCCGCAAGGACGGCGCGGTGCACAAGGCCGATGGCGCCAAGCGGGTGAAGAGTTTCCGCATCTATCGCTATGATCCGGACAGCGGGAAGAACCCCAGCTACGATACCTTCGAAGTCGATCTCGACAATTGCGGGCCGATGGTGCTGGACGCGCTGTTCAAGATCAAGAACGAGATCGACCCGACGCTGACCTTCCGCCGTTCGTGCCGCGAAGGCATCTGCGGTTCGTGTTCGATGAACATGAACGGCAAGAACGGCCTCGCCTGCACCACCGCGATCGAGGACCTGAAGGGCGATATCCGCATCACTCCGCTGCCGCACATGGAAGTGGTGAAGGACCTGGTGCCCGATTTCACTCACTTCTACGCGCAATATGCCTCGATCCGCCCGTGGCTGCAGACCGTCTCGACCTCGCCGAGCGGCAAGGAGCGGCTGCAATCGCCGGAGCAGCGCGAGAAGCTCGACGGGCTTTACGAGTGCATCCTGTGCGCCTGCTGCTCGACCGCCTGCCCCAGCTACTGGTGGAACAGCGACAAGTTCCTGGGCCCGGCGATCCTGCTCCAGGCCTATCGCTGGCTTGCGGACAGCCGTGACGAGATGACCGGCGAGCGGCTCGATGCGCTGGAGGACCCGTTCCGGCTCTACCGCTGCCACACCATCATGAACTGCGCCAATGTCTGCCCCAAGGGCCTCAATCCGGCGCGGGCGATTGCCGAGATCAAGAAGTTGCAGGTGGAGCGCGCGATCTGA
- the xrtA gene encoding exosortase A, whose protein sequence is MRLDVITPHRAPLTDRITAHWRVPLAQLALAWGAIFVLFSADWAEMVLLWWDSSTYNHVLLVPFILGWLVWQRAGELAKLTPRAWWPGLVPLAGALFVWLLGDISGLNTATHLGAVAALQAATLTVLGPRVCWALVFPIGYALFLVPIGDELVPALQMITADITIALTIASGIPAHIEGVFIDTPAGLFEVAEACSGVKFLVAMVTLGALISHVCFRSWWRRAGFMALAVAVPILANGVRAWGTIYIAQSQGIEFAAGFDHIFYGWIFFALVMALLLAIGWKFFDRKVEEPFIESARIAAMPLFNRFERRAAKSWPLFAAIVSLLLAVLAWAGAARALEADIAVDIALPQVDGWTLTEEVSAYPWDPRVGGADRVLRGSYRDGAGNVVDVVYALYAAQGNGREAGAFGEGALPPDTEWRWLSASTAPDGIAGERLQALGTHRRVAETWFRTGNWTGGSNMRLKLITMQDRLLLTARPTAMLILSVEERPGSDPAATIAHFRSSTVDLGEWMDRAGRVD, encoded by the coding sequence ATGCGGCTTGACGTCATCACCCCCCACCGCGCCCCGCTGACCGACCGGATCACCGCCCACTGGCGCGTGCCGCTGGCGCAACTGGCACTGGCGTGGGGAGCCATTTTCGTCCTGTTTTCAGCGGACTGGGCCGAAATGGTGCTGCTCTGGTGGGACAGTTCGACCTACAATCACGTGCTGCTGGTGCCCTTCATCCTCGGCTGGCTGGTCTGGCAACGCGCCGGAGAACTGGCCAAGCTGACCCCGCGCGCATGGTGGCCGGGACTGGTGCCGCTGGCTGGCGCGCTGTTCGTCTGGCTGCTGGGTGACATTTCGGGGCTGAACACGGCAACGCACCTCGGCGCAGTGGCGGCGTTGCAGGCTGCCACGCTGACAGTGCTCGGACCCCGCGTTTGCTGGGCGTTAGTATTCCCAATAGGTTACGCCCTATTTCTCGTTCCCATTGGCGACGAGCTCGTTCCCGCGCTACAAATGATCACGGCGGACATCACCATCGCGCTGACCATAGCCAGCGGTATCCCTGCGCATATCGAAGGCGTCTTCATCGATACGCCTGCCGGTCTGTTCGAAGTGGCGGAGGCTTGTTCGGGAGTGAAATTCCTCGTCGCGATGGTGACCCTGGGCGCGCTGATTTCGCACGTTTGCTTCCGCTCGTGGTGGCGGCGAGCAGGGTTCATGGCGCTGGCGGTGGCGGTGCCGATCCTCGCCAACGGCGTGCGCGCCTGGGGGACGATCTATATCGCCCAATCGCAGGGCATTGAGTTCGCTGCCGGATTCGATCACATCTTCTACGGCTGGATCTTCTTTGCGCTGGTGATGGCGCTGCTGCTCGCCATCGGGTGGAAATTCTTCGACCGGAAAGTGGAAGAGCCCTTCATCGAATCTGCCCGGATCGCCGCCATGCCGCTGTTCAACCGTTTCGAACGGCGCGCGGCGAAGAGCTGGCCCTTGTTCGCGGCAATTGTCAGCCTGTTGCTCGCCGTGCTTGCCTGGGCCGGTGCAGCACGGGCGCTGGAGGCCGATATCGCGGTGGACATTGCCCTGCCGCAGGTCGATGGCTGGACCCTCACCGAGGAGGTAAGTGCCTATCCATGGGACCCGCGCGTAGGCGGGGCGGACCGCGTACTGCGCGGCAGTTATCGCGACGGTGCGGGCAATGTCGTCGATGTCGTTTACGCACTCTACGCCGCGCAAGGTAACGGGCGTGAGGCCGGAGCATTCGGCGAAGGCGCGCTGCCGCCGGATACCGAATGGCGCTGGCTCTCCGCCAGCACCGCGCCCGACGGCATTGCAGGCGAACGCTTGCAGGCGCTCGGCACGCATCGCCGCGTCGCCGAAACCTGGTTCCGCACCGGGAACTGGACCGGGGGGAGCAACATGCGCCTCAAGCTCATTACCATGCAGGATCGACTGCTGCTCACCGCGCGGCCCACAGCGATGCTGATCCTCTCCGTCGAAGAACGCCCCGGCAGCGACCCGGCAGCAACTATCGCGCATTTCCGCTCCTCCACCGTCGATCTCGGCGAATGGATGGACCGCGCGGGCCGCGTGGATTAA
- a CDS encoding FemAB family PEP-CTERM system-associated protein encodes MNAPFAPMRITAREAVRAVDVRQPDEAGRIEGFVADHGGSVFHRPAWLRAVETGTGQKARGLLAERGGAITGWLPLTEVHSPVFGRMLASSGFAVEGGVLGEGTATAEMLCAAACDYALRLSCPTVELRGGAAGAGWRVRTDSHCGFVQPLAGDDKAQLTAIPRKQRAEVRRSLTFDLDVTVGRDAADRAAHYSVYAESVRNLGTPVFPRSLFDAVLDSLDADILTVRHQGVPVASVLSFYHAGAVMPYWGGGTAAARPLRANDRMYYELMLHARRRGCDRFDFGRSKTGSGAWSFKKNWGFEPQPLSYASWTAPGHEARDADPTSEKHQARIALWKRLPLPVANRLGPIIARGLG; translated from the coding sequence ATGAACGCGCCTTTCGCCCCGATGCGGATAACGGCGCGCGAAGCGGTGCGGGCGGTGGATGTGCGCCAGCCGGATGAAGCGGGGCGGATCGAAGGGTTTGTCGCCGATCATGGCGGCTCGGTGTTCCATCGCCCCGCGTGGCTGCGCGCGGTCGAAACGGGCACCGGGCAGAAAGCGCGGGGATTGCTGGCGGAACGCGGCGGGGCGATAACCGGCTGGCTGCCGCTGACCGAAGTGCATTCGCCGGTGTTCGGGCGGATGCTCGCCTCCAGCGGCTTTGCGGTTGAGGGCGGGGTGCTGGGGGAGGGCACTGCGACTGCCGAAATGCTGTGCGCTGCGGCATGCGACTACGCGCTGCGCCTGTCCTGCCCCACGGTGGAATTGCGCGGCGGCGCGGCGGGAGCAGGCTGGCGGGTGCGGACAGACAGCCACTGCGGCTTTGTGCAGCCACTGGCGGGTGACGACAAGGCGCAGCTCACCGCGATCCCGCGCAAGCAGCGCGCCGAGGTGCGCCGCTCGCTGACCTTCGATCTGGATGTTACGGTGGGCCGCGATGCCGCTGACCGGGCGGCGCATTATTCCGTCTATGCCGAAAGCGTGCGCAATCTCGGCACCCCGGTGTTTCCGCGCAGCCTGTTCGATGCCGTGCTCGACAGTCTCGATGCCGATATTCTCACCGTCCGCCATCAGGGGGTGCCGGTGGCGAGCGTGCTCTCGTTCTATCATGCAGGCGCGGTGATGCCCTACTGGGGCGGGGGAACCGCCGCCGCCCGGCCGCTGCGCGCCAACGACCGGATGTATTACGAGCTGATGCTCCACGCCCGGCGGCGGGGTTGTGATCGCTTCGATTTCGGCCGCAGCAAGACCGGCAGCGGAGCTTGGAGCTTCAAGAAGAACTGGGGTTTCGAACCGCAGCCGCTCTCCTACGCTAGTTGGACTGCACCCGGCCATGAGGCGCGCGATGCCGATCCGACCAGCGAGAAGCATCAGGCGCGGATTGCCCTGTGGAAACGCCTGCCGCTTCCCGTTGCTAACAGGCTCGGCCCGATAATCGCGCGGGGGCTGGGGTGA
- a CDS encoding phosphoribosylglycinamide synthetase, with amino-acid sequence MPATLSPLSIPAEAKERLRVLFLAKNALWDGSGSAEDGNHARYHVEMRETLKAIGLNLTVDNSFDRLWNRELFDFVFPLLNRAGFYNSEMLCPLLCERAGIPYLGASPILRGLSDDKHLAKRACVAAGVPTAPWAVFRRGAPVDLTTVPEATRWVIKPNNSSASWGLHDAHDLAGVAEAVAAVHGLGHDAIVEPFLIGSDVEVPVVTLDDPVILPMMIFRQADPSHLRTYQEKRDLVDRSQKYSLDPFEDAGITATIAEYTRRLWGEYRPFDYGRFEFRVNEETSEVVFLELNLNCNLWSEKVFGRAAGLFGWSQEELIETIVAGSMKRYGLI; translated from the coding sequence TTGCCCGCAACCCTGTCGCCGCTGTCCATCCCTGCCGAAGCCAAGGAGCGCCTTCGGGTGCTGTTCCTCGCCAAGAACGCGCTGTGGGACGGCAGCGGATCGGCGGAGGACGGCAACCACGCGCGCTACCACGTGGAAATGCGCGAGACGCTGAAGGCGATCGGCCTCAACCTCACGGTCGACAACAGCTTCGACCGGCTGTGGAACAGGGAACTGTTCGATTTCGTCTTCCCGCTGCTCAACCGCGCCGGGTTCTACAATTCCGAAATGCTCTGCCCCCTGCTGTGCGAGCGGGCGGGGATTCCCTACCTCGGTGCCAGCCCGATCCTGCGCGGCCTGTCGGACGACAAGCACCTGGCCAAGCGCGCCTGCGTGGCGGCAGGCGTCCCCACAGCGCCCTGGGCGGTGTTCCGCCGCGGCGCGCCGGTCGATCTGACCACAGTGCCGGAAGCGACACGCTGGGTTATCAAGCCGAACAATTCCTCCGCCAGCTGGGGCCTGCACGATGCGCACGATCTCGCGGGCGTGGCCGAAGCCGTGGCGGCGGTGCACGGGCTGGGTCATGACGCCATTGTCGAGCCGTTCCTGATCGGCAGCGACGTGGAAGTGCCGGTAGTGACGTTGGACGATCCGGTGATCCTGCCGATGATGATCTTCCGCCAGGCCGACCCGAGCCACCTGCGCACCTATCAGGAAAAGCGCGACCTGGTGGACCGCAGCCAGAAGTACTCGCTCGATCCGTTCGAAGACGCCGGCATCACCGCCACCATCGCCGAATACACCCGCCGCCTGTGGGGCGAATACCGGCCGTTCGACTACGGCCGCTTCGAATTCCGCGTCAACGAGGAGACGAGCGAAGTGGTGTTCCTCGAACTCAACCTCAACTGCAACCTGTGGTCCGAAAAGGTCTTCGGGCGGGCAGCCGGGCTGTTCGGGTGGAGCCAGGAGGAACTGATCGAGACGATCGTGGCGGGGTCGATGAAGCGGTATGGATTGATCTGA
- a CDS encoding AFG1 family ATPase: MSGLAARYQRLVAAGELQPDADQRAAVLRLDRLQKELEAERPGGLLAQFFGSRKASPQGVYMWGGVGRGKSMLMDLFVATLDIAEKRRVHFHEFMLEVDGLIREEREKEAEGPIARVAKRIAADVRCLAFDEMVVNNTADAAIMARLFTALMVDEGVTVVTTSNRPPADLYKDGLNRSLFLPFIDLVEREMDVVPLNGPTDYRIDRLRGLATWHTPIGDEATAQVREAFFRLTDYAPEDAANVPTGELALGGGRTLFVPKSLKGVAVFSFKRLCGENRGAADYLAIARTYHTVVLVGIPRMGPENRNEAIRFTKLVDALYEHGVKLFATAAAEPEDLYVEGDGAFEFARTVSRLMEMQSADYMARGHGSAG; encoded by the coding sequence CTGAGCGGGCTTGCCGCGCGGTACCAGCGGCTGGTCGCCGCCGGGGAATTGCAGCCCGATGCCGACCAGCGCGCGGCGGTGCTTCGGCTGGACCGGTTGCAGAAGGAACTGGAGGCAGAGCGGCCCGGTGGCCTGCTGGCGCAGTTCTTCGGCAGCCGGAAGGCCAGTCCGCAGGGCGTCTACATGTGGGGCGGCGTCGGGCGCGGCAAGTCGATGCTGATGGACCTGTTCGTGGCCACGCTGGACATCGCCGAGAAGCGCCGGGTGCATTTCCACGAGTTCATGCTCGAAGTGGATGGCCTGATCCGCGAGGAGCGCGAGAAAGAGGCCGAAGGGCCGATTGCCCGCGTGGCGAAACGGATCGCCGCCGATGTCCGCTGCCTCGCCTTTGACGAGATGGTGGTCAACAACACCGCCGATGCCGCGATCATGGCCCGCCTGTTCACCGCGCTGATGGTGGACGAAGGGGTGACGGTGGTGACCACCAGCAACCGGCCCCCCGCCGATCTGTACAAGGACGGGCTCAACCGCTCGCTGTTCCTGCCCTTCATCGACCTGGTGGAGCGCGAAATGGACGTGGTGCCGCTGAACGGCCCGACCGATTACCGGATAGACCGGCTGCGCGGATTGGCCACATGGCACACGCCGATCGGCGATGAAGCGACCGCGCAGGTGCGCGAAGCGTTCTTCCGTCTGACCGACTATGCGCCGGAGGATGCCGCCAACGTTCCTACCGGCGAACTGGCACTGGGCGGCGGGCGAACCCTGTTCGTGCCCAAGAGCCTCAAAGGCGTCGCGGTGTTCAGCTTCAAGCGGCTATGCGGCGAGAACCGCGGCGCGGCGGATTACCTCGCGATTGCCCGCACCTATCACACCGTAGTGCTGGTCGGCATTCCGCGCATGGGGCCGGAAAACCGCAACGAGGCGATCCGCTTCACCAAGCTGGTCGATGCGCTCTACGAACACGGGGTGAAGCTGTTCGCCACCGCTGCTGCGGAGCCGGAAGACCTCTATGTGGAGGGTGACGGTGCGTTCGAATTCGCCCGCACCGTCAGCCGCCTGATGGAAATGCAGAGCGCCGATTACATGGCGCGGGGGCACGGGAGCGCGGGCTAG
- a CDS encoding amidotransferase 1, exosortase A system-associated, whose protein sequence is MCGIAGIFHTGTIKPVDPLRVERMCDVLAHRGPDGSGVWSAPGVALGHRRLSIIDLAGSPQPMHSVDDRYTIVFNGEVYNFRELRRELEASGTQFRTDGDTEVILAAWARWGEDCVQHLHGMFAFALYDHAERTVFLARDRFGVKPLFMAELSDGSLAFASELKGLLAHPLLRREADPLAIEDYMTWGYVPDHRSILRGVRKLPAAHTLLLRHDTPVPEPRRYWDISFERRHPGKARDLEAELLHHLQQAVESRMVADVPLGAFLSGGVDSSTVVAFMAQSGRGKVKTCSIGFDVAAADETTYAEQVARLFDTDHQARTVSADQFDAIDTIAGMFDEPFADASALPTWRVCQLARESVTVALSGDGADEAFAGYRRQVFHAHEERLRGFLPAGVRRGVLGPLGEAFPKLDWAPRPLRAKSTLQSLAGSGAEGYARALSVVPPEVRLGLYGADLAAQISGYRAERPLIELMANAPGRSGLDAAQYADLTFWMPGDILTKIDRTSMAVSLEAREPLLDHRLVEFAAALPEGLRVKRGQGKWLLKKSMERYLPQDILYRPKQGFVTPIAQWLRGPLAGKARGIAKSAMLARTGWFDNARLSEIAEAHIAGRSDHSRLLWQLIMLDRSLARLGIT, encoded by the coding sequence ATGTGCGGGATTGCGGGCATTTTCCATACGGGCACGATCAAGCCGGTTGATCCGCTGCGGGTCGAGCGGATGTGCGACGTACTGGCGCATCGCGGGCCGGATGGTTCAGGGGTGTGGAGCGCGCCCGGCGTGGCGCTGGGGCATCGGCGCCTGTCGATCATCGATCTCGCCGGATCGCCGCAGCCGATGCATTCGGTCGATGATCGCTACACCATTGTCTTCAATGGTGAGGTCTACAACTTCCGCGAATTGCGCCGCGAGCTGGAAGCGAGCGGAACCCAGTTTCGTACCGATGGCGATACCGAGGTAATCCTCGCCGCCTGGGCCCGCTGGGGGGAGGACTGCGTGCAGCACCTCCACGGGATGTTCGCCTTTGCGCTTTACGACCACGCGGAGCGGACGGTTTTCCTCGCGCGGGACCGGTTCGGGGTGAAGCCGCTGTTCATGGCCGAGCTGTCCGACGGTTCGCTGGCCTTCGCTTCCGAGCTGAAGGGCCTGCTCGCGCACCCATTGCTGCGGCGCGAAGCCGATCCGCTGGCAATCGAGGATTACATGACTTGGGGCTATGTCCCCGATCATCGCTCGATCCTGCGCGGGGTGAGGAAGCTGCCCGCCGCGCATACCCTGCTGCTCCGCCACGATACGCCGGTGCCCGAACCGCGCCGTTACTGGGATATCAGCTTCGAACGCCGCCATCCGGGCAAGGCGCGGGATCTTGAAGCCGAACTGCTGCACCATCTCCAGCAGGCGGTGGAAAGCCGGATGGTGGCCGATGTGCCGCTGGGGGCTTTCCTTTCGGGTGGCGTGGATTCGTCCACCGTAGTCGCCTTCATGGCGCAGTCGGGGCGGGGCAAGGTCAAGACCTGCTCGATCGGCTTCGATGTCGCGGCGGCGGACGAGACCACCTATGCCGAGCAGGTCGCCCGGCTGTTCGATACCGATCATCAGGCGCGCACCGTGTCTGCCGACCAGTTCGATGCCATCGACACGATTGCCGGCATGTTCGATGAGCCTTTCGCCGATGCCTCCGCCTTGCCGACATGGCGCGTTTGCCAGCTTGCGCGCGAGTCGGTGACGGTGGCGCTTTCGGGCGATGGCGCGGACGAGGCCTTTGCCGGCTACCGCCGCCAGGTGTTCCATGCGCACGAGGAGCGGCTACGCGGTTTCCTGCCCGCCGGGGTGCGGCGCGGGGTGCTGGGGCCGCTGGGTGAGGCTTTTCCCAAGCTCGACTGGGCCCCGCGCCCGCTGCGCGCAAAGTCCACGCTGCAGTCGCTCGCCGGATCGGGGGCAGAAGGCTATGCGCGGGCGCTTTCGGTGGTTCCGCCCGAAGTGCGGCTGGGGCTCTACGGCGCAGACCTCGCGGCGCAGATCAGCGGCTATCGGGCGGAGCGGCCACTGATCGAATTGATGGCCAATGCGCCTGGGCGCTCCGGCCTCGATGCGGCGCAATATGCCGATCTCACCTTCTGGATGCCCGGCGACATCCTCACCAAGATTGATCGGACCAGCATGGCGGTGAGCCTTGAGGCGCGCGAGCCGCTGCTCGATCACCGGCTGGTCGAATTCGCCGCGGCCTTGCCGGAAGGCCTGCGGGTGAAGCGCGGGCAGGGCAAGTGGCTGCTCAAGAAGTCGATGGAACGCTATCTGCCGCAAGACATCCTCTATCGCCCGAAGCAGGGCTTCGTCACCCCGATTGCGCAATGGTTGCGCGGGCCGCTTGCGGGCAAGGCGCGCGGGATTGCCAAGAGCGCGATGCTGGCGCGCACCGGCTGGTTCGACAACGCACGTCTCTCCGAGATTGCCGAGGCGCATATCGCGGGCCGATCCGACCATTCGCGGCTGTTGTGGCAACTGATCATGCTCGACCGCTCGCTCGCGCGGCTAGGCATCACCTAG